The genomic window ATGAGAGACACATGCTGATAGGCATCAACTACTTCCTCGCCCCATTGCTTCTTAGAGGAAATGGAAGAAGTCGAGTGATGCATCGAAGACAACATTAGTTATAATGTTAGAGGTAGGGTTGCACAACAAGTCGAACCAGCTCAACTTCAACTTGAACTCTTTTTTTAAAACTCGATTTGAatttaactcgtttataaacgagtcgagctcaagctcaaatGTACGttcgaaatgttaaacaagtcgagcttgagttgtaAGAATTTGACTTGTTCAAATTCGACTCAGATTAAATATacaataaatattaaattataaagaaaaaaataattaattgaatAGCCACTAAACGAGTTAATctagttaaaagaaatgagacatgtttaacataaacgagttaaacaagttgagtcaAAGCTCGACGTTGTATGGTCGAGTGGAGCTTGAGCTTGTTCTGTCGATCTCGACTTGAGTtcaagtcgagttcgaacttgagttttttgagtggAGTTGAGCCAGCTACTTGACTCAACTTGTGCGCTGCCCTAGTTAGAGGCAGGTGTTTGATAATACAAACATTGTATTCTTTAAACACATGTTATTTTTGTAATGTATGACTAAATAACATATTTTTGCTATAGAAAATGGAAAGTGACCATAGGTACTTTTGCTTaagtttggatttttttaaagttttgaacGCTTCAACTATAGATGAAAGATGAggttaaatgaataaaatttttaGTTCGAGCTTTCATATATAGCAACAAGAAGTGGTAGAGCTAGAAAGTTTTGGCTAAGGAGCACCAACCACTCTCTGATTTAATAGGATGAGTGCTTTTAGGGCACTGACCTAGCTAAGTCTAGTGTGGGCACCACATGTAGCTGGACCTAAGTTTAGCTCAGTTACAATAAAAGATTTCAAGGGTTTGTGCAGGTAATGGCCCACACAAGTCACGTAGTAGCTCCATGGTTGCCAACAGGAGTTGAGTCGCAGCTAATGAAGTTTTCACATTATCTTTAGTATTGCTAGAACTTGAGGCCAACAGTGGCTGAACCATATACAGCCTTctaatgtttctttcttttcatattaacatcttcaaatattCACTTCCTGCACCTTCATTTTTGTGGTTTCGTCACTGCATGTTATAGATTTAATCATTCACCCAACCTCATATAATCCACTTTGAAATCATCTAATCCACTTGTGCCCCTAGTCTGCCAGATTCCGCTCATTCTTTAGCAATTTTGGTTTCAGCCTGAAAAAAGTTAAGAAGCAGAATAACCTATCACTTAATACCTTCATTTATAAGCTATTGAAGAACTCTCATAATTTTCAAGATGAAACTAAACTTCTCAAAGTGGAGGGTTACACATGAGATAACTCACGTCTCCTCATCCCCTCataattaattttctttaaaacaaCTCAACTCCACCATTATCCAAGCAGGTAGGAGAAAAGCCTAGGTGTAGAGCGTAtaagtaatttcttttttaatactTCCAAAACTAGGTGCCCAAATATCATATTGTAGTGACTAGATTTTTTAGGATTAGACACAAcatcttatatatttttcaaattcaaccGAAATACAAAGACAATAACTCTAGCTTGACTCGGTCTTTCCAAGTTAAATAAAAAGGACATCATCAGCTTGAGAAAAATGACTACCTTCTTGAAAACTGCGCCTCGGATGCAAGGATGTACACTGAATTGCATATTTCAGCCCTTCTTAGGAACACCCAATTGATATATAACTTTATCCATCAGGAAAGAACTTAAAAATTCCCTTCCCTTACCATTTAGGCAAGCACATAAAAGGTTGTTGATCTCCACGTACCCCGGATTCACATCTCGGTTTGAATAAAGAATTCATGGAAGAGTTCGagtaaagaaattcaaaaataatttaaagGGGCATGCCACAGCTGATCATTTAAGAATACACATGTCAATGATTCGTTCgtaatttgattttttgtgaGTGCTACTCTTTTAGATCCTAAATATTGACATGCACGAGACGAAGAGTGTATTTCAGAGCTACTCGAGTCCTGAAGTAGCCGCTAcaacatatttaatttttgCGGACGGCCATAGCAGTGGAGAAGGGGGTGTAATGGTGGGCGTACCAAATCTGAAGTCTAAATTGATATTtgaatgcaagaaaaagaaagagagccccgacaaaaagaaaattaattaaaagaaaaccgATGTCGATTAGTCACcaaacattgcaaaaaatggCAAACTATGAAAGGTGCAAtagcaaaataaaatgcaaacgACACAAAAACGGCCGGTGAGTGAGAAACAGGGGACGATAAACGGCGGCGGACTAAATGCGGCGGCCGTGCAAaagggagggaaggagagaTCTGCTGAGGCATATAAATGACAAATCTGAACCGTTTAGGTCCTCATTGCCGCCAACTTTGCCGCAGTCGCTTCATCCCTGCCACTATTATCACCGTCCCCGCCGGTGTTGCCATGCCAACCTTCCCTATTTAAATATAAACTACAAAAAAGTCTCCTTGACACGTAATTTCTTCATTTCCATTTAGAAAATGTTCGGAACGTTGTCAAGTTGTTGACTTTGAGATCAGATCAAGATAATTTCAACATTGTCTCCTTCTGTGAAGACTGTGGTCGGGGATCGCCTTGATATAATGTAcatattttcacttttaaagTAAATTGAGATAACTTTGATGCGGTGGTAATTGTATGCATTGCATGGTAATCTTCGCTTGTAACTTCCACATTTTGGAGTGGAACATGTGGGAATTGCTTTAATGAATACAATTTGTTTAGAGTtatgtatttattattattagacgaactttttattgttatttattattttcattattgaTGTATAATATCTTAAATGAAATCAAGAACAGTCGTCGATCTTAGTGTTGTAACGAGCAATTTCTAGCAAAAAGCAGCTCTTGGTCACAACGCACTTGTGAAACTCGCTTTCGAGGAAGATGATCCCTGCCGACTTCACTTTCATCGCCATGACCTTTTGGTACTGGGAAACGGGTCCGCTTCCAAACCGAACCCGAATTTTCCCCGGTAACGCAGGCGAATATGCAAAAAGGTCGTGGGTATTCCCGTAAACTGGTTTGGTCGGCAGACGGCTTTCAACACGGACACGTTGCAAATTGCAATTCCATGGGTGTTTTGGTAATTTCGGCTCACAGAAAAGCCATATATATGGACGACTTTCGGGGACGGAGGAGGGAGGCATCATCTGAACTGAGAGAGTACTGAGACCAAGAAGCCCATGGCGCGAGAATCCGACCATTCAAAGACGCCCTTTCGCCGGATCCACGCCGGAGATCGAACGGATTCCTTGTCGTTACCCGGTTCCGTAACTCCCCCGCCCTGCCCCTCAACCTTCGATCTCGACGACGCTCTCTGCTGGACTTTCGTCTCCTCCACGACGTCGCCCCCAGGGGAGGAGCTGGCACGTCCGGTACCGTACGCTCCGACGCCCGGGGATCTGGTGTCCAGCATGCCGACGGTCACGGGCGGAGGCGTTTGTGCTGTCTGCATGGAGGAGGTAGGCGGCGCCGCGTCGGGGAAGATGATGCCGTGCTCGCACGTGTATCACCGGGGTTGCATATTGGAGTGGCTTGCTTGCCACGGTTCCTGCCCGCTCTGCCGTTGCCGGATTCTGCCGGAATGATTTCCCGCGGGTCTTTTTCCCGGTAGGACGATCGTCCGAACGGAATAGCGACCTTCGGTTTCCTTTTTCGGATTGACAGAAGTGCCGCTCGAGTCTCACTCGCATTTGGCCGCGGCTCTTCGATCCCTTTCCCCCTTCAGCAGAGCCTCACCGAGGGCCGTCCATGTCCATAAGGTTTCAAGCCTCAAGAGTATTGCAGTCGAGATAGtaaacaacaaacaaagaagGGGATCGAAGTGATAGCATTTTTATAGCTTCATAGtgttgtttttggtttttggttttttatagCTTCatagtttccattttctagagaaaTTTGAACGGATTTGGTTCTGAATCATGTCGCCAACCGCGCTTGGTTTCAGTTTTGATCGTTTTGCTAATGAATTAAAGGTTCATGGATCAAAATCGGCGTTTAATCCGCAGTTAAAAAGCAGAAGCCTCTGTTACGTCGCATCTTGCTTCCAGAAGAGCGATTTGTTGGATCTTTGTGCGGCCAAGTTGCGCCGCGTTGttcaatgaaaagaaagggCTTTGACTGCGAGACTGACGGCTTTCACGCTCAGTTGCTAACGACAGCATATCCATATAGCAACGTTGAATCTGCGTGTTTTCCATAGAAATTAAAGACCTCAAGCTTttatctcttttctctctctctctctcatatcatCATGATTCTCACACAAAGATGGCCCCATGTATTTTCGAACCCAACAATCCTTCTTTGGATTAAATATAACCTAGCATAGAGCGTTTCGTCATCACGATTTTGCACTCAATCTTTCATAGGGACAGagataaaaaaatatctcactaataataaattttaaatttttaagaaacataaaattatcataTGATGTCAATATAAAGGTAAATATTTTTTGTGGTTCATGTACCGAATTGCCTATATGGTCTCCCACTTTCTCTACTTAGAGACaaagtcaaaatttttttttatggacgGACCAAACAATTTAACCTTGGATCTCGATGATAAGGTCAAATTGAACtcgaatttaaaaaatatattacacaactaaagttttttaattttttcaatgtattttttttttcaattagttggggtgAAACCATGACCTAGGtggcccccctccctctgcccctctctactcctccctctctctttctttctccaaatAATGGTTAGTgcaatctctctttctttctccaaatAATGGTTAGTGCAATCGGTTATGTTAAATAGTGTGCACCAATGTCACCTGAATgcggggtgccggtgcgggtgcggtacatctcaaaaaaattaggtgcgacggtgcggtgaagatattttattaatattaataatattattattattattattattattattaatttttcgtagaaattgaataacacaattaaaattatacatttttatgatagtgggaaaaaatcaaaaaagaaatgtttgaaaaaaaggcaaacagatcgttttatgaaagccaccattctttagtcctatatcgttttttttgaaagagaaaagagaagatataatatatttatagaTGTATTAAATTAGATGCAACGGCGGACGggaatttgattttgtggatttttaatttggtttcatcccgaaatcagatccagatccaaaccatacacgcagatgaacttggtttggatttggtttcgactCGAAACTTGATTCAACTACCCTAGGTACGGTTTGGGTGCTCCCCtaggtgcggtttgggtgcgccTCATCGTCGGGTGCAGATTGGGTGCGCACCTAgagcgcacccgcacccgaacCTGCACCCGCAACGCGtcggtgcgggtgcgagctcctggaaaacgcacccaggtgactAAGGTGTGCACTAACCATGtcttcaatttgaattttaagaTGTATCCATTTAAGACTAAAGATGCCGTTATGGAGGCTCAGTAGACCGGTTCTTATACTTCTTGCTTCCTCCCACTTCTTTCTCTCCTGGATACCTAATTTGCTCAAACTTTTGAGGCTTTTTCTTGATTTACATGGATTTATCTTGTTAAGAAAAAATAGTTGAATGTTGGAAACTTgttaaatgaaaagataaaacaatTACAATCCGATCGAGGAGGTAAATGCCAACtttaattttcaaagttttcatcGAATTctgattctagaattaaaattctaaaaacaaaatttcacctcaaactggaattgaataaaaattataattcaaGTTTTCCTTTGggtttgtgtttgatagtttagaattttgattccagaattaaaaactaagtgtttgataaaacaagaATTAGCTTGAATTGATGAATAAAAATCATTATGCCATAAACcctaaaaagagatgaaaactttttaaaatttggaatTATAATTTCATCCCTCAGGGCAAAATCACAATTCCAgaatttgattcaagaatgcCAGAATCAAAGTTCTTTGTTTGATTACAcaatttccatttcttcaaaaataagaattttgattttagaattccACAATTCTAGCATCATCAAACACCTCTAAGAAAATGACATCTCTCAAAGAGTTAGCTGCCCCTGTACCTATGAGCAAAATGGCAGTGCTGGGAAAAAAGCATTGGCATATATCGGATACTGGTCTTACTTACATGGCCTGGTGATGCAGTTATAAAGATGATCGTCTCCACCAACCACAAATCAATGAGCTTGAACTGACAATGGATAATGATAATAAAAGCTTGTAAACAacaaatgaaaccaaaaaacGCCATGGTGGTTGGTCATAAGGATGGCCAAATTAaactttctaaattttgacagtgGTCAAAATATCCCAGAGCCCATGCAGGCCACCCTTGGCTCCActgttcaaaaaaatttatcgaCGACCAGTTATATgtcagtaaaaaaaattaaacggTATAGTTTTAACGATGGGTATAGTTTTAACGATGGCCTTTAAAATGCCAGAAATAATTAATAGTCAATATTTACCTATGTGTAGATCGTGCCAGTGATATTCTACACCGACATGCCGGTCTAGTGTGTCGGTGATGATTTTTGTGGACACGTGTCTTTGTTTCACCGACATTTTTTGGCCGTCGGTAATACTTCGTTTTTTTGTAGTGTAGTTGAACCAAATGGCTAAACTAATTTGATGAATAAATTACTGTAATCTTCATAACTTATTTGTCAAATAAGACTTTTTGAAACGCATAATTTGAtgatttgaagaagaaaatcaagggTCATAGAAAATCATCGTCTTATACGGCTTCAGTTTCATGAGTCAAAGTACATTTTttaactatataaaaaaaatggatccGAAACATGATATATAACAACAGAAAACCTATTGTTGTATCTATCTAGCACACAGGGCTATCTGTACAATGCAAATGGTTTTCCTAAAAGCCCCTAATGTGCTTGTAACACGAGTTGTGTTCTTTACCATAACAAAGTAATGGGGCATAACTTGGCTGGTTTGAAATGAAACGGCCAATTTAGTTTCAATTTGATAAAAGCCTTCGATTAATCATTTGCACAGCTTAGGGGAAACCACCTTTGTATAAGACTTGTGCACAAGGTTAACACCCTTATGTCTATAAAGTTTTGGTTTGTTTTAGGTCAATAGGTCCTTCAACTCGAATGTAGTGTTTGTCATCATTTATAGTTTAGAAGAGCAATACACTAGTGCATGACAACAATCATAGGAGTGGTTGCACTAAGCATTATGatatgcttgtgtgtgtgttgaaattaaAAACATGCTTGTCACTTATCTACGTATCAAAAAAGTTGCTGATATGCTaccatttattttcatatgtcAATATGTATTTTTCATGTAAAGATTCTTAATTATTAAATGTTGAAACAAATTTATCATGGGGTTACTTGACTAAGTTTTGATGATGATAATAGTGCCACTTTACCTCAGTTTGCTAGTTAACAGTTACGAAATAGGATGTTTTAGGCATTAATTGATACATAATATAATTATGCGTACTGTCCATGTTGGGCTTACCTTTTGCTaataatttaagaaaaaaaaacgaccttctatgatttttttttttaataggagCCACGCTTTATGGGAACTGCCCAAAAGTCCTTGAATGAGCTTCGGTTGCCCTAAAACTTAAAGCGTTCGTTTCATTTTCCTGTGAACCAAAAATGCTTCCTTATCATTTTGGCtcacttttttatttctcaagttAACAGGAATTCATTCAAGCCCTAGTTATTTGACATTTTCTATGAAAGATACATCCCTTATCAAGAAAACTGCCAAAAGTGGTtttctaattatatatatatatatacgtataaaagagcctaatatatatatatatatacacacacacgtataAAAGAGCCTATGTACGTACTAGGTCGATATATGACAATTTTCAAATGAAGAGACACTATATATGAACATGAAACAAgatttttaacatatatacCAGCATTTCGACTTGCAAAGGCACACCATCGTTGAATCATATATGCGGTTGAAGTCCTTGTTTGGTTGCTTACTGTGGCACAGGGTAAAAAGCTTTGatagcatgaaaaaaaaattaagatccCTTCATGCGTACAACGAGTAGAAAATGTCAAGTggataaattttgttttggacCTTCAGATTGATAACATTTAAACCCTACTTAAATTTTGTGTCAAATATGAAACTTATATCAAATTTTCTCTGTCATGCATAACTgaaagatattaaaatttttaattagaaCGCATGGTCGTTCCAAACAGATCATCAGGGGTAAGTTTTTATTATCAGCCCGAAGATTCTTTTAGCATGCATGGGTTGGAATTGTATGAGACATTGATATCATTGTTTCTTCAAGAGCTTTGGAATGTGAGCACCACCAAAAATGAGaattcatttgtattcattAATCCCGACCTTGCCATTAATATGATAAACAATTGGAAAATGGAGATGCCTTATAAGTAACCTCTTGGAAAATTAACTGTTAGTCACTTATCTGTAGTTGACAGCTTCTTTTGAGTTGACAGTTTTTCTAACTACACAATCTAAGTGAGATCAGATGGTTGATATTAGTGCAATCTAATGTTCATATTCTGACATAAGAACAGAAAGTTTTGCTCACATATTGCAGTACCTAGCGCTAAATCTCCAAATGGCACTCGCCTCCATTGCAGATGACCTGGAAGTCTTGCGCACAAGTTTTTATTGTGACTGTTAACTGTTAGAGGGGATCCTTCTCTGCCAACAGGGGATGACTTGCACCCACATGCTGCACCACCTGCCATGGCAATTGGAAGTCCCACATCTCGTTCTTCATATGAAGAACAAGTAACAGCTGCCACTCGCACCAATGGTTCGCACCTGGAGACAAGCTCTCAAGAAACTGATAGAGCCTCATTAGATGAGCTTCATGCCACTAACTATAAGCAGAATCCCGTCGTCTCTCAAGAGAAAATAGTTGAACCCAGCTGTAGATCAATAAGAACCATTGTCACCCGAGGTATGAATGGGATGCCCTTTTGAGTACCTTAGACCCAACAATTCCAACGGAACCAAAAACTATACTAGAATCTTGACAAAGTTTGCCATGTCAAGAAAGCCTTATATGGCCTACGATAAGCATCCGGAGCCTGGTTCGAACGATTAAGCTCATTCTTGTTTTCATATGGATTCTTCTGCAGCACTACGGATCCCTCTATGTTCGTATGGAGGCATCAGAAAAGGTTATGATTCTACTcttatatgttgatgatctcATTTTAACAGGTAGTGATCCAACCTTGCTCGGTTCATTTGTGACAACCCTGGTGACATGCTTTGCAATTAAGGATATGGGGTCACTCCAttatttcttgggaattcaagttaATGGAGATGACACCAGAATGCTCAGAAGCCAGTAAAAGTATGCACGAGATTTGCTTTCACGATTCAAGATGATGGACTTAAAGCTAGTGAGCACTTCCTTGCCACAAAAATTATCGCTTGTTGAGTCCAAGTAAGCCCATTTTCCAGATATAAGTAGTTACCGAAGCATGGTCGTAGGCTTACAATGCTTAACCATTACCCGACCGACCTGAGATCTCTTATAGTGTTAATTCTGTAAGTCAATTCGTGCAAGCTTCTACAGTTGGTCACTTTCAACTTGTCAGGCATATTTTACGATACATGAAAGGTACCCTTGAACATGGATTACAACTTGTCAGTCATGGTCATTTTCAATTATATGCATTCTtcgatgcagactgggcaggctaaACTACTACTCGCTTTCAACATCAGGATTTTCTTTGTACCTTTGCTGATTTCTTCTGAGCCGGTTAGCTGTCAGGTATTAGACAACCGATCTGTTTTCTTGTGCAAGATATGTCACCCTTTTTTGTTTAGCGGAAGGTTGATTTACGTAATTAGCTGTTCACCAGATGGTTGGGCTTTGAGGCGTAATCTTGCAAATATACGAAGGGAAGAGGACGATTGTGGCTAGGAGTAATTTTGCAGAAGGATGCAGCTGTTTAAGAAAAGCTGTGAATGATTGTGTTTTACTGCGCgtctttttttcattctgtttctgtTTTGGTTTCTCATGTGTAATTCAATCAGTTTAAGAAAACTAAAAGACTGAGCTATAAATTTGCGTTGTAAAACTAATGAACTCTGATATCAGACCAGCTCATTGGTTGGACAAATGCCGCTGCGCCCCATCTGAGACGAGACCCACGCACAGGGCAGGGACGGACACAGATTCAGAAGCAACGAAATGTTCGATATTTGCGGTAACAAAGTTTAAGGCAACTATATTCAAGATAAAGATCAAGCGAGAGACCTGAAGAAAACCTACACCCCCTAAAGAGggaaatttttttaacaatgaAACGGGCATACTTCCATCCACTAGGAGACCGTCAATCTGCCTTGCTGCTCTTTTACAGACTGACCCTGCTTGTTACAAGACAGGCCATGTCATGTTTGATACTAGTTACAACACAAGCCATGATAACGGTCCTTGCACTATCAAGACCAACAAAAATGAACCAATGATGAAGCCCAATTAAGAACGGCTGgcataaaacaaattaaaatgataattgAGGAAAAAAGATAAGACGGAACTCGTATTTGTTCCTTAAGAACAGATCGTGTTAAATCAGCCAGACGCCTCGAAATGCTCGTCTTGAAGTCCACCTCATAGGAAGCTTCGATAGGCTGGGCTGTACATGCAGCTCTCTGCATAACGCACCAGATCCTCAGGTTGTGGAAGACGCGTCGCCAGCCCTACAAGCACCGAAAGCGAAAAAGCAATTACTTGTAGCGGAAGAATAAATGCCAACGattttttcaggtttttttttttaatgtgcgTTCCTTATTCAACAACCCCATTCTTTGGACAAAATGACAAATCCAGCTCCTAATCTTCTGCCCAACCATTTCAAGTTAGCCCTAGGTATTAGTTTTGTtgacaaaattgttttttcctaTGTAATGAGAGGGAATAGGGACTTGAGTGAAACAATAGACAGTATCCTTGAAGCGAATTTTCAGAAAAGTTAGCTAAGGGGCAACCTGCTAACCAGGGTTGAAATAACAAAAGGAGAGGTTTGTCTTAAAAGATGTGAAGGATTGTCAACCACGCCAAGGCATCGGGAAATCTGTCAAATGCCCATCAGTCGAAGAAATTTGGAAAATCACCTTGTTACCACATGTTATAAAGGGCGTggaatgaaaataaaatcatCAATTTTCCTCGACATATACATTCGCTTATTCTTAAAAAGCTGGTGATTAAGATAGATCGCACCGAAAAAAACAGTATGACTTACCAAGCTCATATGCCTTAGCAGCAACATTGGCAGCTATACGTGCTGATATCTTTCTGATGTTGGAGAACGGAGGATAAAGCATGCCTTTGTCTAAATTCTCCTCCCTCACCTGATTAGCCAACGCTTCCGCTGTTCATCTCAGAAAGATTAGAGGTCAGAAacttaaaaatgagaaaaagagagaaagagggagagagagagcattacCAGCTGCAAGAAGCATGTCATCATGAACACGAACCGCTCCAGAGATTACCAAACCCAAACCAAAACCAGGGAAAATGTACGCATTATTTGCCTtgcagaagaaaaggaagaaaaagaatcaaTACGGCAACTTCGTATGCGTTCCTTTGAAATGACTAAATCACTAGAGCAACAGAGGCGAACTATTCAGTAAATCGAAGAAGAATTTTTTGTAGAAATgccatatgcatgtgcatgtgaaGTGAAGGTCAGATCAATTTCTCTCTGCTcagtgaacttgcaaaaaagaaaaataaatgtagTAATTGGAGGGCCAGAACAACCATTCTGGAAAAAATTGCAGCCCAGGCCAGGCTGCAAATGGATCCAGCAAGTTGCCAACAGCCTCTAGGTTTGATCAAACCGACATCTACGCATTCATTGAGGTCCTCTCTAGTGGAAGACAAATTGGCAGACTTCTTACCTGACCAGGCACATGCATCTTGCCATTGACTTGAACGGGGTCAAAGGGGCTGCCACTTGCAAAAATTGCACGACCCTgaacaaacaaggaaaaagtaTTTAAAGTATGGCTCTAGGCAGAAGGCAAGGCTGTCAAGCAAATCAGAGAGCGATAAACACCTGGCTCCAGTTATATGCTTCCTCTGCTGTACATTCAGATTGGGAGGTTGGATTTGAAAGAGCTAGGATGATGGGTTTCTGCACAACAACATTCTGTTTATGCACTATAAGATGTGAAACCAGATGAAGGACAAGGAGAAATTTTTCATAGACACCTCATTGAAAGAAGACATGGTCTCCACTACTTCTTTCGTGAAGGTCTTTCCTACTCCAGATGATCCAATTAAGACCGTTGGCCTGATGGATTTAACAGCATCTAACAGGGTCCTGATTGGTTCATGTTCATGAGCCCAAGGCTTCTTGAAGTGTTGGAGTGACTCCATGCGAGAGCTAACAATGAGTCCCTGAAGAAAGATAAATTACAGATTGACCAAGACAGGCAAATTACAGATTGACCGGCTAATCCATGCAAACCAACGAAATTAAATTGGCAAAAGGAGGCCAGACTTGAAAAAAGGGCAGGATCAAGGGACTCTACATAGCTCAAATTACCTTTGAATCCACAAGCCATATTCTCTTTCTGCATTCATCTACGGGTGCTTTTGTCTGGAAGCAGATTTTTCATTTAGTGTTTAACCATCAAAATCTCCTAACCTACTAAACATGTTTTCAGAAGAAATACCTGTTTTGACATCTCAAGGGCAATCAGTTCCGCTATACCTGTCCCAGCCTGCAAGCATTATGGTGAATAACTGTATAAGAAAAGTTATACAGTACATAATAGCATTAAATCCCAGGGACTGCGCCCATACTCATAGAAAAATGGCTATTATACATTTTGTTTGCTACTTTGCTTTGAAAGTAAGATCTCAAATGCATCAGTTTCATTGCAAAAGCAAACAGTTACAGAAAATGCATTTCTCATTTTAACAATAAGTGCACTAATATCCTTAATCACAATAAAGTAATGGCAGATGTTCAAACGAAAACTCTACCTCACCAGCACCAAGGAAAAGGAATGTGTGCTCTGAAAGGGTTCCGCCAACCAATTTCAAAGATGCAACAATCCCAGCTAGAACCACGGCAGCAGTTCCCTGAAGAAACCAAACTCCTGcatcaga from Nymphaea colorata isolate Beijing-Zhang1983 chromosome 6, ASM883128v2, whole genome shotgun sequence includes these protein-coding regions:
- the LOC116256448 gene encoding NADP-dependent malic enzyme, chloroplastic isoform X2 gives rise to the protein MPITYVVFYLRALLPRSFRHKKVMQNLRQYQVPLQRYMALMDLQERNERLFYKLLIDHVEELLPIVYTPTVGEACQKYGSIFRRPQGLYISLREKGKILEVLKNWPERSIQVIVVTDGERILGLGDLGCQGMGIPVGKLSLYTALGGIRPSACLPVTIDVGTNNENMLKDEFYIGLRQKRTRGQEYAELLHEFMSAVKQNYGEKVLIQFEDFANHNAFELLAKYRNTHLVFNDDIQGTAAVVLAGIVASLKLVGGTLSEHTFLFLGAGEAGTGIAELIALEMSKQTKAPVDECRKRIWLVDSKGLIVSSRMESLQHFKKPWAHEHEPIRTLLDAVKSIRPTVLIGSSGVGKTFTKEVVETMSSFNEKPIILALSNPTSQSECTAEEAYNWSQGRAIFASGSPFDPVQVNGKMHVPGQANNAYIFPGFGLGLVISGAVRVHDDMLLAAAEALANQVREENLDKGMLYPPFSNIRKISARIAANVAAKAYELGLATRLPQPEDLVRYAESCMYSPAYRSFL